The proteins below come from a single Cannabis sativa cultivar Pink pepper isolate KNU-18-1 chromosome 3, ASM2916894v1, whole genome shotgun sequence genomic window:
- the LOC115708754 gene encoding reticulon-like protein B9, protein MSDSDNEISNGGRLFGRERPIHQVLGGGKVADVLLWKERNISAALLVGMTVIWFLFEVVEYNFVTLLCHIFITTMLVFYIWSTCAAHFHWTRPQIPKVVLDDSAFGKAASTFHKRFNESLPKFLEIACGNDLPLFFLAIISLYVVSVIGNYFSFLNFLYFGFVCMGTLPFLYDRYEDEVDRFAVRLIREIKRTYRKLDSNFLNKIPRGPVNEKKYR, encoded by the exons ATGTCAGATTCAGATAACGAGATATCTAATGGGGGAAGGCTTTTTGGACGTGAAAGACCCATACATCAAGTTCTTGGAGGAGGAAAAG TGGCAGATGTGCTATTGTGGAAGGAGAGGAATATCTCAGCTGCACTTTTGGTGGGAATGACAGTAATATGGTTTCTGTTTGAAGTTGTTGAGTATAACTTTGTGACACTCCTTTGTCACATCTTCATCACCACTATGCTTGTGTTCTATATATGGTCTACTTGTGCAGCACACTTTCACTG GACTCGACCGCAAATTCCAAAGGTTGTATTAGATGACTCTGCATTTGGAAAAGCGGCTTCAACCTTCCACAAAAGATTTAACGAGTCGCTGCCAAAGTTCCTTGAAATTGCATGTGGAAATGATCTCCCACTTTTCTTCTTG gcaaTTATATCTCTCTATGTTGTGTCGGTGATTGGAAACTATTTCAGCTTCTTAAATTTCCTGTATTTTG GCTTTGTCTGTATGGGAACACTACCATTTCTTTATGATCGATATGAAGATGAAGTTGATCGTTTTGCTGTTAGATTAATTCGGGAGATAAAGAGAACATACAGAAAATTGGACTCTAACTTCCTCAACAAGATTCCACGAGGCCCAGTTAATGAGAAAAAATACAGATGA
- the LOC115709916 gene encoding L-Ala-D/L-amino acid epimerase isoform X2 has protein sequence MSSIGLSLKLTLPSDAPFPISAFHSHSNPRKISPTLRFGPRMAVAAPTNFGFKDLMETIMVDVHRAENRPLNVPLIAPFTIATCRLEKVENVAIRIELKNGCVGWGEAPILPFVTAEDQPIAMAKATEACEFLRRCPEMTLSSALGEISGILPGHEFASVRAGVEMALIDAVASDIGVPLWRLFGGVSNTITTDITIPIVPPADAAALASKYCKQGFGTLKLKVGKNLNTDIEVLQAIREIHPDCLFILDANEGYKPMEAVEVLEKLHEMGVTPILFEQPVHRDDWDGLGYVTHIARNKYGVSVAADESCRSVTDVKKIVEGDLADVINIKLAKVGVVGALEIIEIAKASGLKLMIGGMIETRLAMGFSGHLAAGLGVFQFIDLDTPLLLSEDPVHGGYKVSGAVYEFTNSRGHGGFLHWDEIA, from the exons ATGTCTTCGATTGGGCTCTCTCTAAAATTGACACTACCCAGCGACGCTCCCTTTCCCATTTCTGCTTTTCATTCCCATTCCAACCCGAGAAAGATCAGTCCTACATTGAGATTCGGGCCCAGAATGGCCGTGGCGGCTCCGACGAACTTTGGTTTTAAGGATTTGATGGAGACTATCATGGTGGACGTCCACAGAGCCGAGAATAGGCCCCTGAATGTTCCTCTGATTGCACCTTTTACGATCGCGACATGTCGGCTTGAAAAGGTCGAGAATGTTGCGATTCGAATCGAATTGAAAAATGGGTGCGTTGGGTGGGGTGAGGCCCCAATTTTGCCATTCGTTACGGCCGAGGATCAGCCTATTGCCATGGCTAAGGCAACCGAGGCTTGCGAGTTCTTGCGCCGGTGTCCCGAGATGACCCTTAGTTCGGCTTTGGGAGAGATCAGTGGGATTCTTCCGGGACATGAGTTTGCTTCT GTTAGAGCGGGAGTGGAGATGGCATTAATTGATGCAGTTGCGAGCGATATTGGGGTGCCTCTGTGGAGATTGTTTGGTGGAGTTTCAAACACCATAACCACTGATATAACA ATTCCAATTGTTCCCCCAGCTGATGCAGCTGCATTGGCTTCAAAGTACTGCAAACAAGGTTTCGGAACATTGAAACTTAAGGTGGGAAAGAATCTAAATACAGATATTGAAGTTCTTCAGGCCATACGAGAAATCCACCCAGATTGCCTTTTCATCTTGGATGCTAATGAAGGATATAAACCAATGGAAGCTGTTGAAGTTCTTGAAAAATTACATG AAATGGGAGTTACCCCTATTTTGTTTGAACAACCAGTTCATAGAGATGATTGGGATGGCCTTGGTTATGTTACCCATATTGCAAGGAATAAATATGGTGTATCAGTGGCAGCTGATGAGAGCTGTAGAAGTGTAACTgatgtaaaaaaaatagttgaagGAGATCTTGCTGATGTCATAAATATTAAGCTTGCCAAAGTTGGGGTTGTTGGGGCCCTTGAAATTATTGAGATAGCCAAAGCATCTGGATTGAAATTGATGATTGGTGGTATGATTGAGACAAGATTAGCTATGGGATTTTCTGGCCATCTTGCTGCTGGCCTTGGGGTTTTTCA GTTCATAGACCTGGATACACCACTGCTGCTTTCAGAAGATCCAGTTCATGGAGGTTATAAAG TTTCTGGTGCTGTATATGAGTTTACAAACTCCAGAGGCCATGGCGGGTTCCTTCACTGGGATGAAATTGCTT AA
- the LOC115709916 gene encoding L-Ala-D/L-amino acid epimerase isoform X1, with amino-acid sequence MSSIGLSLKLTLPSDAPFPISAFHSHSNPRKISPTLRFGPRMAVAAPTNFGFKDLMETIMVDVHRAENRPLNVPLIAPFTIATCRLEKVENVAIRIELKNGCVGWGEAPILPFVTAEDQPIAMAKATEACEFLRRCPEMTLSSALGEISGILPGHEFASVRAGVEMALIDAVASDIGVPLWRLFGGVSNTITTDITIPIVPPADAAALASKYCKQGFGTLKLKVGKNLNTDIEVLQAIREIHPDCLFILDANEGYKPMEAVEVLEKLHEMGVTPILFEQPVHRDDWDGLGYVTHIARNKYGVSVAADESCRSVTDVKKIVEGDLADVINIKLAKVGVVGALEIIEIAKASGLKLMIGGMIETRLAMGFSGHLAAGLGVFQFIDLDTPLLLSEDPVHGGYKVSGAVYEFTNSRGHGGFLHWDEIACK; translated from the exons ATGTCTTCGATTGGGCTCTCTCTAAAATTGACACTACCCAGCGACGCTCCCTTTCCCATTTCTGCTTTTCATTCCCATTCCAACCCGAGAAAGATCAGTCCTACATTGAGATTCGGGCCCAGAATGGCCGTGGCGGCTCCGACGAACTTTGGTTTTAAGGATTTGATGGAGACTATCATGGTGGACGTCCACAGAGCCGAGAATAGGCCCCTGAATGTTCCTCTGATTGCACCTTTTACGATCGCGACATGTCGGCTTGAAAAGGTCGAGAATGTTGCGATTCGAATCGAATTGAAAAATGGGTGCGTTGGGTGGGGTGAGGCCCCAATTTTGCCATTCGTTACGGCCGAGGATCAGCCTATTGCCATGGCTAAGGCAACCGAGGCTTGCGAGTTCTTGCGCCGGTGTCCCGAGATGACCCTTAGTTCGGCTTTGGGAGAGATCAGTGGGATTCTTCCGGGACATGAGTTTGCTTCT GTTAGAGCGGGAGTGGAGATGGCATTAATTGATGCAGTTGCGAGCGATATTGGGGTGCCTCTGTGGAGATTGTTTGGTGGAGTTTCAAACACCATAACCACTGATATAACA ATTCCAATTGTTCCCCCAGCTGATGCAGCTGCATTGGCTTCAAAGTACTGCAAACAAGGTTTCGGAACATTGAAACTTAAGGTGGGAAAGAATCTAAATACAGATATTGAAGTTCTTCAGGCCATACGAGAAATCCACCCAGATTGCCTTTTCATCTTGGATGCTAATGAAGGATATAAACCAATGGAAGCTGTTGAAGTTCTTGAAAAATTACATG AAATGGGAGTTACCCCTATTTTGTTTGAACAACCAGTTCATAGAGATGATTGGGATGGCCTTGGTTATGTTACCCATATTGCAAGGAATAAATATGGTGTATCAGTGGCAGCTGATGAGAGCTGTAGAAGTGTAACTgatgtaaaaaaaatagttgaagGAGATCTTGCTGATGTCATAAATATTAAGCTTGCCAAAGTTGGGGTTGTTGGGGCCCTTGAAATTATTGAGATAGCCAAAGCATCTGGATTGAAATTGATGATTGGTGGTATGATTGAGACAAGATTAGCTATGGGATTTTCTGGCCATCTTGCTGCTGGCCTTGGGGTTTTTCA GTTCATAGACCTGGATACACCACTGCTGCTTTCAGAAGATCCAGTTCATGGAGGTTATAAAG TTTCTGGTGCTGTATATGAGTTTACAAACTCCAGAGGCCATGGCGGGTTCCTTCACTGGGATGAAATTGCTTGTAAGTGA